In a genomic window of Halorussus salilacus:
- a CDS encoding CocE/NonD family hydrolase, whose translation MVTEPTYGVHAELNVPVETRDGTELATDVYRPADPETGDPVADPKPALLDRTPYGKRGRMERHGEWYAERGYVVAIQDCRGRFDSEGDFYIFANEAEDGHDTVEWLADREYCDGQVGTFGTSYGAWVQSALATQDPPHLEAMFVNQGAANGRTATFRHNGAFELRWLCWALTLGGGFAERALEDPDVQQRLANVDVREVLSDGPIHRGQSPLRHVPDYEDWLFDIAGSGDAADELWQSPGINFERYYDESADVPTVYSGAWYDSYTKATCDNFEALADRKDSDHFLLMGPWTHGWDSYPLPSWNKSYSGEVEFGERALRDYQETRLRFFDHYLKGKGTWSDQPTVQYFRMGGGDGRRVGDRRVFHGGEWREADEWPLPDTEFTKYFAHADGTLARERPDVADSATTYEFDPKDPVPTLGGNCSSYITYEPREESILEYPLAERKLQDITGRGGYDQRTREDTYFADEPYRPLEERDDVLVFRTPPLDEAVEIAGPIRVRVYASTDAADTDFTAKLIDEYPPSEEFPNGFALNLSDSICRARYRGYRDHPDFVEPGEVYEFYMEPYPTANVFAEGHRIRLDISSSNFPRYDVNHNTGGPLYGDREYEVATNTVYHDRENPTHVELPVRPRE comes from the coding sequence ATGGTAACCGAACCCACTTACGGCGTCCACGCCGAGCTGAACGTCCCGGTCGAGACCCGCGACGGGACCGAACTCGCGACCGACGTCTACCGACCCGCCGACCCCGAGACGGGCGACCCGGTCGCAGACCCCAAGCCCGCGCTGCTCGACCGCACCCCCTACGGCAAGCGCGGGCGGATGGAGCGCCACGGCGAGTGGTACGCCGAGCGCGGCTACGTCGTCGCCATTCAGGACTGCCGTGGGCGCTTCGACAGCGAGGGCGACTTCTACATCTTCGCCAACGAGGCCGAGGACGGCCACGACACCGTCGAGTGGCTCGCAGACCGAGAGTACTGCGACGGGCAGGTCGGCACCTTCGGCACCTCCTACGGCGCGTGGGTCCAGTCTGCGCTCGCCACGCAGGACCCACCCCACCTCGAAGCCATGTTCGTGAATCAGGGCGCGGCCAACGGCCGGACGGCCACCTTCCGGCACAACGGCGCGTTCGAACTGCGGTGGCTCTGCTGGGCGCTGACGCTGGGCGGCGGGTTCGCCGAGCGCGCGCTGGAGGACCCCGATGTCCAGCAACGACTCGCCAACGTGGACGTTCGCGAGGTGCTCTCCGACGGCCCGATACATCGCGGGCAGTCCCCGCTCCGGCACGTCCCCGACTACGAGGACTGGCTGTTCGACATCGCCGGGTCGGGCGACGCCGCCGACGAACTCTGGCAGTCGCCCGGCATCAACTTCGAGCGCTACTACGACGAGAGCGCCGACGTGCCGACCGTCTACTCGGGCGCGTGGTACGACTCGTACACCAAGGCGACCTGCGACAACTTCGAGGCGCTCGCCGACCGGAAGGACAGCGACCACTTCCTCCTGATGGGGCCGTGGACCCACGGCTGGGACTCCTACCCCCTGCCGTCGTGGAACAAGTCCTACTCGGGCGAGGTCGAGTTCGGCGAGCGGGCGCTCAGGGACTACCAGGAGACGCGCTTGCGCTTTTTCGACCACTACCTCAAGGGCAAAGGGACGTGGAGCGACCAGCCGACGGTCCAGTACTTCCGGATGGGCGGCGGCGACGGCCGCCGGGTGGGCGACCGGCGCGTCTTCCACGGCGGCGAGTGGCGCGAGGCCGACGAGTGGCCCCTCCCCGACACCGAGTTCACGAAGTACTTCGCGCACGCCGACGGGACGCTCGCTCGCGAGCGTCCCGACGTCGCCGACTCCGCGACGACCTACGAGTTCGACCCGAAGGACCCGGTTCCCACGCTGGGGGGCAACTGCTCGTCGTACATCACCTACGAACCCCGCGAGGAGTCGATACTGGAGTACCCCCTCGCGGAGCGAAAACTGCAGGACATCACGGGCCGAGGCGGCTACGACCAGCGCACGCGCGAGGACACCTACTTCGCCGACGAACCGTACCGGCCCCTCGAAGAGCGCGACGACGTGCTGGTCTTCCGGACGCCGCCCCTCGACGAGGCCGTGGAGATCGCGGGACCGATTCGGGTCCGAGTCTACGCCTCGACCGACGCCGCCGACACCGACTTCACCGCGAAGCTCATCGACGAGTACCCACCGAGCGAGGAGTTCCCGAACGGGTTCGCGCTCAATCTCTCCGATTCAATCTGTCGCGCCCGCTACCGGGGGTATCGCGACCACCCCGACTTCGTCGAACCCGGCGAGGTCTACGAGTTCTACATGGAGCCGTACCCGACCGCGAACGTGTTCGCGGAAGGGCATCGGATTCGGCTCGATATCTCCTCGTCGAACTTCCCGCGCTACGACGTGAACCACAACACCGGCGGGCCGCTGTACGGCGACCGGGAGTACGAGGTGGCGACGAACACGGTGTACCACGACCGAGAGAATCCGACCCACGTTGAGTTGCCGGTTCGGCCGCGGGAGTAG
- a CDS encoding CoxG family protein, whose translation MMEFEGEFESDLPRDELWNYFTDPDVLADCAPGTDSIELESPHEVTATISVGVGSVKPTFDVEMVVTRADRPELLEMQADGSASRNAFDAVAEMDLREGDDGGTVAQWTARTDVSGMIASLGQRALGSVTDKLVTDFFEDLEATAREGDPAESKLEAKPDAEASLED comes from the coding sequence ATGATGGAATTCGAAGGCGAATTCGAGTCAGACCTGCCCCGAGACGAACTGTGGAACTACTTCACCGACCCCGACGTGCTCGCCGACTGCGCGCCCGGGACCGACTCCATCGAACTGGAGTCGCCCCACGAGGTCACCGCGACCATCTCGGTCGGGGTCGGGAGCGTCAAGCCCACCTTCGACGTGGAGATGGTGGTCACCCGCGCCGACCGCCCCGAACTGCTGGAGATGCAGGCCGACGGGAGCGCTTCCCGGAACGCGTTCGACGCCGTGGCCGAGATGGACCTCCGAGAGGGCGACGACGGCGGCACGGTCGCCCAGTGGACGGCCCGGACCGACGTCTCGGGCATGATCGCCAGCCTCGGCCAGCGCGCGCTCGGGAGCGTCACCGACAAACTGGTCACCGACTTCTTCGAGGACCTCGAAGCGACGGCCCGCGAGGGCGACCCCGCCGAGTCGAAACTGGAGGCCAAGCCCGACGCCGAGGCGTCGCTGGAGGACTGA
- a CDS encoding cyclase family protein: protein MLDGYEMYDLTQPWCQDTPAWPTYDNPKVWYEKSLDTEKVNGQKIEFMNHTGTHLDGEKHFVASGRDIESMPLDELVGDAVIADISDKVGDYDVYTSDMIEDVVDVQEGDILFVHTGYQKYAWHREEADPHAFFCKHPGPNQEFADWCREKDLNYLILDCGSADHPMNTVVRDVRPELAAEAREHLGVDDLDDIFPPEGYQLMHTELFPEGIVHVENAQVPEELLNERVQIGTFPWRFRGGESSVCRCVAFREE, encoded by the coding sequence ATGTTAGACGGATACGAAATGTACGACCTGACCCAGCCGTGGTGTCAGGACACGCCCGCGTGGCCGACCTACGACAACCCGAAGGTGTGGTACGAGAAGAGCCTCGACACCGAGAAGGTCAACGGTCAGAAGATAGAGTTCATGAACCACACCGGCACCCACCTCGACGGCGAGAAGCACTTCGTCGCGAGCGGCCGGGACATCGAGTCGATGCCCCTCGACGAACTGGTGGGTGACGCCGTCATCGCCGACATCTCCGACAAAGTGGGCGACTACGACGTGTACACAAGCGACATGATAGAGGACGTGGTGGACGTACAGGAGGGCGACATCCTGTTCGTCCACACGGGCTATCAGAAGTACGCGTGGCACCGCGAGGAGGCCGACCCCCACGCGTTCTTCTGCAAGCACCCCGGCCCGAATCAGGAGTTCGCCGACTGGTGCAGGGAGAAGGACCTCAACTACCTGATTCTGGACTGCGGGAGCGCCGACCACCCGATGAACACCGTGGTTCGGGACGTGCGCCCCGAACTCGCCGCGGAGGCCCGCGAGCACCTCGGCGTCGACGACTTGGACGATATCTTCCCGCCGGAGGGCTACCAGCTGATGCACACCGAACTGTTCCCCGAGGGCATCGTCCACGTCGAGAACGCACAGGTCCCCGAGGAACTCCTGAACGAGCGCGTCCAGATAGGAACCTTCCCGTGGCGGTTCCGCGGCGGCGAGTCGTCGGTGTGTCGCTGCGTGGCGTTCAGAGAGGAGTGA
- a CDS encoding FAD binding domain-containing protein: MKPAPFEYHRPTTVAEAAEVLADREDAELLAGNQSLGIVMANRLATPDHLVDLNAVEDLDYVAERADGDAVAVGAMTTHRTIERSDLLAERVPMLPEAAEQIAGPSVRNRGTLGGSVGEADPAGNYPAALLALDATLELVSADGEREVPVSDYFVAYMFTDLGEDEIIAAARIPTDPFPPARTGMAFLELKPAAQTWPTVSAATAVRVDDPDADAPVVEEALLALANAADVPLRVEDAEAAVEDEPLSAAALDAAAAAATEAADPEGEMHADREFKEEVAGEYARRSLALSYDRATNGETDVNVPTDE, from the coding sequence ATGAAACCGGCTCCGTTCGAATACCACCGACCGACGACCGTCGCCGAGGCCGCAGAGGTGCTGGCCGACCGCGAGGACGCCGAACTGCTGGCGGGAAACCAGTCGCTGGGAATCGTGATGGCCAACCGACTCGCGACGCCCGACCACCTCGTCGACCTCAACGCGGTCGAGGACCTCGACTACGTCGCCGAACGCGCCGACGGCGACGCCGTCGCCGTCGGCGCGATGACCACCCACCGGACCATCGAGCGCTCGGACCTGCTGGCCGAGCGCGTCCCGATGCTCCCGGAGGCCGCCGAGCAGATCGCCGGGCCGAGCGTCCGAAACCGCGGCACCCTCGGCGGGAGCGTCGGCGAGGCCGACCCCGCGGGGAACTACCCCGCCGCGCTCCTCGCGCTCGACGCGACGCTCGAACTCGTCTCCGCCGACGGCGAGCGCGAGGTCCCCGTCTCCGACTACTTCGTCGCGTACATGTTCACCGACCTCGGCGAGGACGAGATTATCGCGGCCGCACGAATCCCGACCGACCCCTTCCCGCCCGCCCGGACCGGGATGGCGTTCCTCGAACTCAAGCCAGCGGCGCAGACGTGGCCGACCGTCAGCGCCGCGACCGCGGTTCGCGTGGACGACCCGGACGCCGACGCTCCGGTCGTCGAGGAGGCCCTCCTCGCGCTGGCGAACGCCGCCGACGTTCCCCTGCGGGTCGAGGACGCCGAGGCCGCAGTCGAGGACGAACCGCTCTCGGCGGCGGCGCTCGACGCCGCCGCCGCGGCCGCGACCGAGGCGGCCGACCCCGAAGGGGAGATGCACGCCGACCGCGAGTTCAAGGAGGAAGTCGCGGGCGAGTACGCCCGCCGGTCGCTCGCGCTCTCGTACGACCGCGCGACGAACGGCGAGACCGACGTGAACGTGCCGACCGACGAGTGA
- a CDS encoding sulfatase-like hydrolase/transferase: protein MRNRDPNVVLLLTDQERYDVSAPDGPDVRTPNMDRLQEEGMRFTKAYTPISICTSARGSLLSGLYPHNHGMLNNCHEPDAVRLNFPEEIPTFGELLADAGYDNSYAGKWHVGRDQRPADFGFEYLGGGDGGHDDEDADFREYQRELGVDPEEAELEETIYTDNPDPELIAAKTTMPKEATRTYYLAERTVERIRDGESLDEPFFHRTDFVGPHHPYTVPDPYASMYDPDDIEPWGSFDETYEGKPAVHENYLEYRGVDGLDWDDWAEAVAKYFGFVTFIDDQIGRILDALDESGLADDTAVFHAADHGDFTGSHRQFNKGPMMYEQTYHVPLMVRWPGEIDPGTTCEEFVRLLDLMPTFLELGGVEPPEDIDGRSVLPLLCGEVPDDWPETLFAEYHGDEFGLYSQRMVRTDRYKYVYNAPDRDELYDLREDPHELHNLADHPEYRDLRADLEETMVEWMAETDDVILKWSRKVLGE from the coding sequence GACGTCTCCGCGCCCGACGGCCCCGACGTTCGGACGCCGAACATGGACCGCCTGCAGGAGGAGGGGATGCGCTTCACGAAGGCCTACACCCCCATCAGCATCTGTACCAGCGCCCGCGGGTCGCTCCTCTCGGGGCTGTATCCCCATAACCACGGCATGCTGAACAACTGCCACGAACCCGACGCGGTGCGCCTGAACTTCCCCGAGGAGATTCCCACCTTCGGGGAGTTGCTCGCTGACGCGGGCTACGACAACAGCTACGCCGGAAAGTGGCACGTCGGCCGCGACCAGCGGCCCGCCGACTTCGGCTTCGAGTACCTCGGCGGCGGCGACGGCGGCCACGACGACGAGGACGCCGACTTCCGCGAGTACCAGCGCGAACTCGGCGTCGACCCCGAGGAAGCCGAACTCGAAGAGACCATCTACACCGACAATCCCGACCCCGAACTCATCGCGGCCAAGACGACGATGCCGAAGGAGGCGACCCGGACCTACTACCTCGCCGAGCGGACTGTCGAGCGCATCCGGGACGGCGAATCGCTCGACGAACCGTTCTTCCACCGGACCGACTTCGTCGGCCCCCACCACCCCTACACGGTGCCCGACCCTTACGCCTCGATGTACGACCCCGACGACATCGAGCCGTGGGGGTCGTTCGACGAGACCTACGAGGGCAAGCCCGCGGTCCACGAGAATTACCTCGAATACCGGGGCGTCGACGGCCTCGACTGGGACGACTGGGCCGAGGCGGTCGCGAAGTACTTCGGGTTCGTCACCTTCATCGACGACCAGATCGGCCGCATCCTCGACGCGCTCGACGAGTCGGGCCTCGCCGACGACACCGCGGTGTTCCACGCCGCCGACCACGGCGACTTCACCGGGAGCCACCGCCAGTTCAACAAGGGACCGATGATGTACGAGCAGACCTACCACGTCCCGCTGATGGTCCGGTGGCCGGGCGAAATCGACCCCGGGACGACCTGCGAGGAGTTCGTCCGCCTGCTCGACCTGATGCCGACCTTCCTCGAACTCGGCGGGGTCGAACCGCCCGAGGACATCGACGGCCGGAGCGTCCTTCCGCTCCTGTGCGGGGAGGTCCCCGACGACTGGCCCGAGACGCTGTTCGCGGAGTACCACGGCGACGAGTTCGGACTCTACTCCCAGCGGATGGTCCGGACCGACCGGTACAAGTACGTCTACAACGCGCCCGACCGCGACGAACTCTACGACCTCCGGGAGGACCCCCACGAACTCCACAATCTGGCCGACCACCCCGAGTACCGGGACCTCCGGGCCGACCTCGAAGAGACGATGGTCGAGTGGATGGCCGAGACCGACGACGTCATCCTGAAGTGGTCCCGGAAGGTCCTCGGGGAGTGA